ATTGTATCAAATTTAGAAAGGCTTTACAAGATTTTCAAGCAAATGATGAAATTTTCCGATTGCTTTACGAATAAATAAGTATGATCAACTTTTATTTTTTTACCATCGGTACTTGCATCGCCTCTTTTTTGGGACTAGTAGTCGATCGTTTTCCAAACCAATCCATTCTCACTCCTCGCAGTCATTGCGATCAATGCCAGCACGTCCTTGGAGTTTGGGACCTCATCCCTATCCTCTCGCAACTCCTGCATCGCTTTCGCTGTCGCTATTGTCATCAGATCTACCCATTTTGGTACTGCCTTTTTGAGGTCTGGAGTGGCCTGCTCTTTTTAGCCTGCGCCAATGGTTACCTTTCCCTGCCTCAACTTCTAACACTACTGGGAGCTGCCGTTTTAGCCATCTATGACCTTCGCTTTATGGAATACCCTTTATTCATCTGGTGCTGTCTCCATGCCCTGGTCCTCTTTTTATCCGGTAGTAATCTCCTCATGCTGGTCTTTTTACTCCTTGCGATCGGAGCTCACTTTTTCTTTATCGGAATGGGAGCAGGAGATTTTCTCTTACTAGCTACCTTTTCGCTAAGCTTTTCTTCTACCCAGATCCTCATTCTCATTCAGATCGCATCCATCTTAGGCATTCTCGTCTTTGCTCTCAAAAAAGAAAGAGACCGGATTCCCTTTGTTCCCTGTCTCTTTCTCAGTTATCACGCTTTACTGCTTTATACGATGTTTTGCAGATAAATTCTTTTTATTTTGCAGCCTTCGCTTCTAGATAATCGGCGATGGCAGCCACATCTTTATCCCCACGTCCGGAAACGTTGATGATAATGATCTTGTCTTTATCCAATTGTGGAGCACGTTTGACCGCTTCTGCAATCGCGTGTGAGCTTTCAATGGCTGGGAGGATCCCTTCTGTCTTACTGAGAAGAAGAAGAGCTTCTACTGCTTCATCATCTGTCGCTGCTACATATTTGACACGACCAGAATCTTTAAAGAAAGCATGCTCTGGACCAACCCCTGGGTAGTCCAAACCAGCAGAGATCGAGTACACTGGCGCTACTTTTCCATCTTCGCCAAAGACTGCATAGGTCTTCATCCCATCAACCACACCGATAGTCCCTTTGGTCATGGTCGCTGCGTGTTGATCGGTGTCCAAGCCATGTCCAGCTGCTTCTACCCCAACCAAGCCGACTTCCTCTTCTGCAACATACTCAGAAAAGGCACCGATGGCATTAGAGCCACCACCGACACAGGCAATCACATAATCCGGCAAACGGCCTTCTTTTTCCAAGATTTGACGTTTAGATTCTTCACTAATCACTTTTTGGAATTCATGCACAATGGTTGGGTAAGGGTGAGGGCCAACAGCAGAACCCAAAACGTAAAAGGCATCCAGATCCGCCATCCATGCTCCAAAGGCAGCATCAACGGCGTCTTTCAAGGTCTTAGTCCCGGTTTCAACCGCATGGACGGTTGCCCCCATCATTTCCATGCGGAAGACATTGAGACGTTGACGTTCAACGTCTTCTGCTCCCATGTAAACATCACAGGCCATACCGAACTTAGCTGCCGCAGCTGCTGTAGCTACACCGTGTTGACCAGCCCCTGTTTCAGCAATCACACGCGTTTTGCCCATGCGTTTGGCCAAGAGGATTTGCCCCAAAACGTTATTCAATTTATGCGAACCTAGGTGATTCAAGTCTTCGCGCTTCAAATAAATTTTTGCCCCACCTAAATGTTCTGTCAAACTTTCCGCAAAGTAGAGCGGTGTTTCCCGACCAGAATAATCTTTCAAATAATGTTTGTATTCTGCAATAAATTCTGGATCATTTTTATACTGTTCAAAGGTTTCCTCTAATTGATTGAGCAAGTTTTGAATCGGTTCTGGTACGAAAGATCCACCAAATTGTCCGAAATAGCCTTTTGTTTCTGTCATGATTGTGTCCTCTTTTCTATATCTTTAATCCTGTTTATGATCTTTTTCTCTCGCGGGCCCTTTGAGCTGCAGTCTCATTGGGTTCCTTTGAGATACAAAAAACCTCACACAGAAAAATCTGTGTGAGGACGATTCGATACCGCGGTGCCACCTCAATTGTAGGAAGCTATTCTTTCTCCTACATCTCTGACCTGTCTAACAACAGGGTGCACGATAAGGTGTGCTCACCGAATTTTTATTGTTTCAAATTCATCATCATAAACACATCAGCCCATTTCAAGATTCACCACTGCTTGTTCGCAATCACCACAAGCTCCCTGGAAGTGAGAAAAATCTCTACTTTTCTGATGTCTTGAAGATATTATAGCTCCCGCTTCTGATTTTGTCAACAAAAATTTCAAAAAGACACTAAAATGTTCGGATTTTACATTTCACCATTTTTTGCTAGCAATCGTGCTCGGAAATACTGAAAGCCTAAATAAGCTAGATAAGCGCCTAAGGTATTGGTCCACAAATCATCTAGCTCAAAGACACGATTGGCATCAAACAAGAGATCTAACAGAACTTGGCTACATTCAATCCACAAGCTCATGGCAAAACCGAAGCACAAGACCCGTTTGCGACTCCTCAACCAGGGCCATAGCCAGAGAAGTTGAAAGACCAGCGGGCTTAACAAAAAGATATTGGCTATATTTTGGAGAATGACCTTAATGAGTTGGATGACACTGGTGATCTGACCAAGATTCATCACCGAATTAAGAGGAACCAGCAGGACGACGATGCGACCGAAATGTTGAATACCCGGTGTTTCCATACCCGGCTCTGGCTGTTGGGGCAAAAAACACATCAGACACAAAAGGATAAAATAGAAGAAGCTGCCACTCCGTAACAGCCTTCTTCCTCTTTTTGTTAGTTCTGTATGATCGATCAGCCCTTGTTTAAGGTTGCGCATGTTCAACAATCGCTTTCTCCCGATCCCGTTTCATGGTATTTGAACGCAATTGGCCACAGGCTGCATCAATATCCGTACCGTGCTCTTGACGCACTACACAGTTAACACCTTGTTTTTTCAAGGTATCATAGAAGGCCATGACCCGTTCTTTGGGACTCCGGCTATATTGGTCATGCTCACTGACAGGATTGTAAGGAATCAAGTTAACATAAGACAATTTCTTGATATTCTTGAGCAATTCTGCCAACTCTAAGGCTTGCTCGACCCCGTCATTGACTTCATTGAGCATGATGTACTCAAAGGTCACCCGACGGTTCGTAGTCTCAATATAGTATTCAATCGCCGCAAACAATTTTTCAATTGGAAAGGCCCGGTTGATCTTCATGATGCTAGAGCGCAAGTCATTGTTTGGAGCATGAAGAGACACTGCCAAATTGACTTGCACACCTTCATTTGCAAAGTCACGAATTTTATGAGCCAAACCAGAAGTTGACACGGTAATATGACGAGCACCAATCGCTAATCCCTTGTCATCGTTGACCGTCCGGATAAATTTCAAGACATTGTTATAGTTGTCAAATGGTTCTCCGATCCCCATGACAACGATATGACTGACCCGTTCATCTTGGCCACGTTCGTCAAAGTATTTTTGGACCAACATGATTTGAGACACGATTTCCCCATTGTTCAAATCGCGTTGTTTTTTGATCAAACCAGAAGCACAGAAGGTACAACCGATATTGCATCCGACCTGAGTCGTTACACAGACAGATAATCCATAGTGCTGACGCATCAAGACGGTTTCAATCAACATGCCGTCTGGCAATTCAAAAAGATACTTGACCGTTCCATCTGCTGACTCTTGCACGATCCGTTGCTTAAGTGGGTTGACGACAAATTGATCATTTAACTTTGCAATCAAATCCTTAGAAAGGTTGGTCATTTCTTCGAAAGACTGGACGCGTTTGCGATAGAGCCATTCCCAGATTTGTGCTGCACGGAATTTCTTTTCGCCGTTTTCTTCCGCCCAATCAATCATATCTTGGCGTGTTAAACTATAAATGGATGGTTTCATTCTTTCTTACTCCTCTTTTTGTCGAATCACAAAATGACGTTTGTTGTCTGTCTTCGTTGTCTTTTTAGTCTCAGCAGACGGTCTTGTTTTTTTCGAGTTTTTGGCTGGTTGTCCCTTGTCGCGTTCTCGTTTTTGGAAACGATCTTTTTGTTTGCGATTGCGCGAACGCTTCTTGGGCTCTCTTTCTTCTGATTGAGCTTTTTTGACCGGTGATTTCTTATCAAAAGAAGCACGATGAGGTTCCTTATTTTCAAGGACAAAATAAGCACAACCATAGCTACAATATTCTAACAAATAATCGTCTAAACGACTTAGTTTATCCATCGTTGCAACATCGCGCTCTTCCTTATAGAAGCCACGCAAGCGCAACTGCTCATTGCTCCAATCACCAACAATGTAATCAAACTTGGTTAAAATCTCAGAAAATCGCTGACCAAAAACAGTCGCATCAAAAGCTTCCTTCTCATTTTTCAAGAGCTCAAAGGAGAGGTTTTCTGAACGGATTTGGTCTCCTACCTGATGAAAGACAGGTCCAGGAAATTTATTGTAATTATATAATTCAGGGTCAATCTCTTTTCGCATAGTGTTCCTTCATCAAAATCTATTTACTGTAACACTTTATTTTATCATAAATTTGATGACTTGCGTCAGATTTGACTAGAAAAGAGTTGAAATTCCTTTGAGAGCAAAAAGAGAGTGGGATAGAAATCGGTAACTCGTTAGAATTCGATTTCGTCGTCCCACCTCCGCACAGTTGAGTAGGGCTGTAAAAGCTGATGAAATCAGCGTAGTAGAGCCCACTCAACCACTGCGTCTTGCTCGACAATCCAAAAATAATTGAGAGGCTAGGACTTTTGTCCCAGCCTCTATGAATATTCATTGCCGGATGCAAGTGGCAAAAAAAGAGTAATTTTGGTATAGCTATTTGCCTTAGAATCAATCTCCATATGATAGGCTTCGCCAAATTGAAGATGCAATCGTTGGTCCACATTTTTCAAGCCAACACCTCCTAAACGAAGAAGGGTTTGGTCTGTTGATCCTGATCGGTCAAACCCTCGTCCATTGTCAAAAATCGATACGCAGGCGTAGTCTCCACTGACTTCAGTTGTCACTCGAATGAGACCTGGCCGATCGATCTCTTTAATGCCATGGTAAATCGCATTTTCCACTAAAGGCTGAAGCACTAATTTTGGAAGCTGATAGTCGCCCAACCGTTCATCTTCTAGAATTTCATAGTTGAGCTTTTCACCATAACGTTGTTTTTGAATGAAAAGATACTGGCGGACATGGTCGATTTCATCTCTCAGTAGGATTTGTTCCTGGCCTTGGTTAAGAGCCAGTCGAAAATATTGAGCCAGAGACTTAGTGATGTCGACCACGCGCCGACTATCATTAAACTCCGCCATCCAGACAATCGTATCCAAGGTATTGTAGAGGAAATGCGGATTAATCTGAGCCGAAAGTGCCCGCAACTCGTACCGCCGTGCGTTCTGTTCCTCTTCCTTGACCTGTTGCATAAGGTGATCGATTTGGTCCAACATGGCATTAAAAGCTTGAGCGAGGTCCACCAATTCTGGAGATCCTTTGGCTACAGCCCTCAAGTGGGCATCTCCTGCTCCAATCCTCAAAATGATGGTTTGAAGGTCTCGTAAGGGTTTGATCCACAAACGCAGAACAAAGCCAATCCCTATTAAACACATGATCAAAGCTAGTAATCCTAGGCCAATGAAAGAGTATAGGAGCTGCGACTGTAGCATCTGAAGTCCTTCAAGTGAAGCCACTCCAATCAAGGTCCAATCGCTATCTGGAATCGGAACCTGATAGATAAAATTCTTCTCTCCTTTGCCATAACCATCTTTCACAGCAATATAGGGCTGCATGGCCTGCATTTCTTGACTGGAAGAATAAACCGCTTTTTTGGGATGGTAGACAAACTCATGCTTTTGATTAATGATAAAACTAAAGCCTTGTTTCCCTAGTTGAAGGTGATCCAAGTAAGCCTGAAGACTATCGTAACCAATATCCAAGCGTACTACTCCGAGATTTTGGCCAGTCTGATCGACCACTTCTTGGGTAATAGAAACCACCCATTTTTCTTTTTCCGAGGTCAAGGATTCCTTTCGAGCTGGCGTCAAGACCGGCATGGCTCTTTCCTTAATCGCCTCTTGATACCAACTTTCATTCATCATATCTGAGGAAGTCTGCATGCTGATTTTGGAATCTGTCGCTACCAGACGTCCATCCTTGGTCACCAAGACCGCTGAGACTAGGTCCGGATCCGTTTCAATCATCGTTCGCATCAGGTGTTGAACCGTTTCTTGATTCGCACTCTTGTCTTGTGCAAATTGGCGAACAGCCTGCTCTTTGCTAAGAACCGTGGTAGTCTGCTTTAATTTTTTTAGATAGGAGGTGATGAACTGACTGCTTTGATCGATACTATTTCTTGTCGTCCGCTCTGTTTGCTGGCGGATCGTCCCTGAACTAGTTTGATAGTAAAGACTACCAATAAGACCAAACAGCAAGAGAATGAAGAGAAAAAAGTAGAGGACCAGCTGAATCAGCAAGGGATATCGTTTCATTCATGCTCTCCTTTTTTGTACTGCCTTGGTGTCACCCCAACAACCTGCTTAAAGCGTTGAGAAAAATAGTTCATATCTTCAAAACCAACCTGATCGGCGATCTCATAAATCTTTAGATCTGTCGTAAGAAGCAAGAGTTGAGCCTTCTTCATTCGCTCCTGGATGAGGTAGTCTTGGAAGGGGAGTCCCAATTTTTTCTTGATCAATACGCTTAAATAAGAGGCACTGAAACCAAGTTGATTGGCCAGATCCTTTAGAGTTAACTGAGAGTCTGCTAAACGAGCATGAATGGCTTCTTCCAAGTCTGTCGAATAACCATGACTGACCAAATCTTCGACTTGCGCTTTCTTACGCTCTTGATCAAGTTTTCCTTTCACCTTTGCTAACATCTCTTCAATATCATCTTTTGAAAAAGGCTTCAGCAAATAATCATCTGCACCTAACTTGATGGCTTTCCTCGCAAACTCAAAGTCATCATAACCTGTCAAAAAAATGATATGACAAGACGGAGACTGCTCTTTGACGAGATGGGCCAGATCCAGGCCATTCATTTGTGGCATATTGATATCGGTTAGAAGGATATCGGCTGGTTGCTCTTTAAACTTTTCCCAAGCCTCACGGCCATTTTCTGCCTGGTTGATGACAGTCATTCCAAACTGTTCATAATCTACTAAGGAAGTCAGACCCTGCCGGATAAGCTCTTCATCTTCCACAATCATGATCGCATACATGTCTTTTACCTACTTGTCTTTGCTATACTTATTATAGCAAATTGTGGTTCCAAATGTCTCAGACATAGTCCAATAAATAACCGTAGCCCTTTTCTTTCATTTCTGCTTTGGGAATAAAGGTAATAGACAAACTATTGATGCAATAGCGAAGGCCGCCTTTTTCCTTGGGACCGTCGGTAAAAACATGGCCCAGATGGGAATTTCCCACACGGCTCCGAACTTCTGTCCGCGTCATATTGAAACTCTTATCCTCCTTATAGATTGCCACATCAGGACTAATAGGACGACTGAAACTTGGCCAACCACAACCAGAATCAAATTTATCCTTAGAGGAAAAGAGTGGCTCACCGGTCACGACATCTACATAAATACCGGCATCAAACTGATCCCAGTAACGATTGGAGAAGGCCCGTTCGGTATCATTTTTTTGTGTCACCGCATACTCTTCAGGAGATAACTTCTTTTTGATTTCCTCATCGCTTGGCTTAGAGTAGCGACTAGCATCAATAACAGGATAAGAAGCCTGATTGACATCGATATGGCAGTACCCATTCGGATGTTTCTTTAGATAATCCTGGTGGTAGTCCTCAGCCTTGATGAAATTAGTCAGTGGCTCTTTTTCCACCGCTAACGGTTTGTCGTATTTTTTTGCTACCTCTTCAAAGACTTGGTTAATAGTTGGAAGGTCTTCTTGGGAGACATAATAGACACCTGTTCGGTATTGAGTTCCTTGATCATTTCCTTGACGATTCTTCGACGTTGGGTCGATAATCCGGAAATAATGCAGGAGCAATTCTTTCAGAGATACCTGCTTGACATTGTAAGTGATATGAACTGTTTCAGCATGGCCTGTTTGAGGGACTAATTCATACTTGGTTGTTTCTCCCTTTCCATTGGCATAGCCTGATACAGCATCAATCACACCTGGAACACGGGAGAAATATTCCTCTACGCCCCAGAAGCAACCACCAGCCAAATAAATTTCACGCTGATCCTTTGGATCAACCTTTTCATTTGTTTCCTTTTTGGCTACTGGAGTCTGACTCATCGATGCTTTTTTAATCATCTCAGTGCTTGTTTCTGATTGATCCATTCCGTTTGATCCCTTACTAAAGAAAAAGAAACCAATGAATAGTAAGCCAACGAGAAGGATAGCAAACACTTTCCATTTTGTTTCCATTGTCTATCTCCTTACTGCATGTTCTCTAGGGTCTTGAGGATATCCTCTTTATTCATATAGCCAATATGACTCTTTGCTAAAGTCCCATCACTATTGATAAAGAGCGCCGATGGATATGAACGAATCCCATACTCTTTTAGCAGTTCCCCTTTACTATCTAGCAAGACCGGGAAATCCTTGTAATCCAAAGACTGGTACCAGTTTTTGAAATCTGCTTCCGATTTTTCACCATTAAAGGTTGGAGCTACAACGGATAAGACCACATAATCCTTACCCTCCTCTGCCTTTGCTAAATCATTTGTGTCGCCTAATGTTGAAAGACAGATTGAGCACCAGGAAGCCCAAAATTTGAGGTAAACTTTCTTTCCCTTGTAATCGGATAAGCGGTAGGTCTTACCGTCTACTCCTTGCAGGTTAAACTCTTGAACCTTCTTTCCAGCTTGCTCTGAAGGTCCCGTTGTGGATGTCTGCTTAGTCTCACTTTTGTTGGATGATCCCATTCCTTGATTAGAGCAAGCCCCCAAAAGTCCAGTACACAAGAATCCTGCAGCTACTAAAGCTAATTTCTTCATCATTATTACCTCTTTAAATAAGGAGAAAGTCATCCTCAGATGACCTCTCCCTTCTTTCATTAGTTGTCTGATTTCATATCAGATGATTCACTCTTTTCATCTTTCATTTCTGAATCGCTAGATTTCATCTCATCTTTTTTCATGTCGTCCTTCATTTCAGAACTGCTGTCAGACATCATAGATGAATCTTTCATGTCTTCTTTTTTCATTTTATCATCGGACATGGACGAATCCTTCATGTCATCCTTCTTCATGTCATCCTTCTTCATATCGTCCTTCTTCATCATACTACTATCGTCCGTTTTTTTCATGTCTGAATCTGATTTCTGTCCAGAACAAGCTGCTAAAGTGACGATGCTAAGTGTAGCAATAGAAAGTGCAAGAATTTTTTTCATGATTTTTCTCCTTTAATCATTCAAGATTAGTGAAACAGGGATGCGAGGCTATTAAGATTTCCTAGCATCAGCAAGATGCCCATCAAGATGATGAGGGCACCACCAATTTTTTTCAAGGTTCCCATATGGGGCTTGAGTTTAGCAAAATGTTGTAGAACCCAGCTAGAAGCCAAGGCCAAAAGCAAGAAAGGAAGAGCCAAGCCTAATGTATAGACCAGCATCAGGAGAGCACCTTGCAATGCACCATCTCCTCCAGAAGCTGCAATGGCTAAAACAGAGCTCAAAACTGGTCCGACACAAGGGGTCCAACCAAAACTGAAGGTGACCCCTATCAGAAAAGCATTGAAGAATTCATTGCGTTCCTGATTCTTTTTGAGTTGGATGGTCTTTTGCTTTTGGAGTTGTCTTAGATTGATTACGTCCATTTGGTGAATCCCTAATAAGATCACAATCCCTCCTAGCAGATAGCGAAACCATGGAGCATAAAGCACCTGGCCAAGGGCCCCTGCACCATATCCTAGAATCAGGAAAACAGTTGATAGACCTGCGATAAAACAAAGCGTCTTCACCAGACCATACCAAGAAATATCTCTTCCAAAAATTCGAACCGTCTTCACGCGTTCAGAATCCAATAGAATCCCTACATAGACTGGCATCAGTGGCAAAATACATGGGGAGAAAAAGGATAGAACTCCCGCTAAGAATACTGAAATGGAAAACAAACTGCTTTGAATCATTTCACTACCTCCCTTTCTTTCTGATACCAGTATAAAGAAAAAATCCCTCTAAAAATAGAGAGATTGATAAGCAAAAACTTGAATTTGATTAGAAGGTGAATCTTCCTATCTGCCAACTCTACCTCGTACTTTCAAGTACGAGACTGATCTAACAAGATACTTCTACTTCTTTTTCAAATAATCAATAGCATCTTGAAGGGTTTTGACGGGAACGATTTTCATCTTCGAATGAATTTGTTTCGCGGCTTCTTTCGCTGTTTCATAGTTTGATTTGGCCTTGGGATTGGCTTTCTTTTCTTCTTTGGAAACTGGATTATTAGGGGCAAAGAAAATTTCTGCTCCTTCTTTATCGGCTGCAACGACTTTCTTGTCAATCCCACCGATATCGCCAACCGTTCCATCTTGGTTAATGGTTCCTGTCCCCGCAATATGGCGTCCCTGACGAAGATCTGGATCAGCCACTTGGGTGTAGATGGCTAGGCTAAACATCATACCGGCACTTGGTCCACCAATCCCTTGGGTCGCAAACTGGACAGGAACATCGCCTTTGGCTTCAGTCCGGTCGATCAAGCTAATCCCAATTCCGTTTTTCCCGTTGGACAATTTGATGATCTTTCCATCTGCTGTCTTGGTTTGTCCATCCTCAATATAGGTCACTGAAACGGGATCGCCAATTTTTTGAGAACCAACATAGTCAATCAATTCTTTGGAACTCTTAAAGGTCTTGCCATTCACACCTGTGACGGTATCTGCAATGTTCAAGATTCCCTTAAAGGTCGAATCATCTGCCACTTGCATGACATAAACACCTAGAAAGTCCATCTGGGTTTCTTTCCCAGCTGTCTTCAATCCTTGGTAGATGGCCATATTTTGCGAGGTTTCCATATAGAATTGGTTAATCCGCGTAAATTCTTGGCTCGAACTACCACCTGTCATATCCTTTGCAGAGTAGATATCTGTAAAAGGTGTCGCCCAAGCATAGATCAAATCAGCCGGAGTCGCTTCTTTCACTGCCACGGTTACAAAGTCATAAGACCCTGACTTGGTATCCATTTTTCCATCTACTGTCATGACGGATCGAATATCTTCTGCCGTTCCTGGCATCTCAATATAATAGGGAAGGCGAATCACAAAAGCAGCTAGCAAAAGGAGCAAGAAAAGAACGCCTGCAATCGGCCATCGGTATTCTTTCAACCGTCCCTTTTTCTTTTTAGTGGTCAAGCTTGGTTTATTCGCTTGTGTCATCTTTGATTTCCTCCATTACACTCTTTGGGACATAAGGTGAGATATCCTGCTGAAAAGCCAGCAACTCTCGAATACGTGTTGAACTAATGGCCTGGTAAGGAGGCTGGGTATAGAGATAAACCGTCTCCAATTCAGGCGCCAACTGGTGATTAAAATAATCCATATTGGCTTCGTATACTAGATCCTGTGCATTGCGCAAGCCCCGGATCAAGGTGATGACCCCAAGATTGCGCGCCACTGTCACAGCTAACTCTTGAGTCGACGTCACAATTTCAACATTTTCCAAATGAGCCAAGGCCCCTTTCACCATGCGCACGCGCTGCTCAATGGAAAAGAGTCCGACTTTTTCCGGATTATAAAAAATTCCGACATAGACACAGTCAAACAAGCGACTAGCTCGCTCGATCAATTGCACATGCCCAATGGTAATCGGATCAAACGATCCTGTAAACAATCCAGTTCTATCTGACATATACTGTTACCTTACTAATTCCATAGATTTTTTCTTTCCAGATTCCCACTTGTCCGATTTCCTCAGGAAGTTCTACGTGTTTATCAGTTTCGCACACAATCATGATCTCCTCTGACAAGAGTTGTCGCTCGCACAAGGTTTCGATATCGCGAACAATCTCTTCCTTGGCATAAGGAGGGTCTAAGAACACCAAATCAAAGGTGCCCGTTAAAAGCCCTAAGGCCTGCTTGGCCTCCATTTTTAGCAGTTGAAACCGTTCCTTTTCCTTGGTCATGGCAATATTGGCTGCTACAATCTCCTGCGCTCTACGATCTCTTTCCACTAGAACGGCCTCTGACATGCCTCGAGAAACTGCTTCGATAGAGAGCCCACCGCTTCCTGCATAGAGATCCAGCACTCTTCCACCATCAAAGT
The DNA window shown above is from Streptococcus sp. S1 and carries:
- a CDS encoding prepilin peptidase — its product is MINFYFFTIGTCIASFLGLVVDRFPNQSILTPRSHCDQCQHVLGVWDLIPILSQLLHRFRCRYCHQIYPFWYCLFEVWSGLLFLACANGYLSLPQLLTLLGAAVLAIYDLRFMEYPLFIWCCLHALVLFLSGSNLLMLVFLLLAIGAHFFFIGMGAGDFLLLATFSLSFSSTQILILIQIASILGILVFALKKERDRIPFVPCLFLSYHALLLYTMFCR
- the trpB gene encoding tryptophan synthase subunit beta → MTETKGYFGQFGGSFVPEPIQNLLNQLEETFEQYKNDPEFIAEYKHYLKDYSGRETPLYFAESLTEHLGGAKIYLKREDLNHLGSHKLNNVLGQILLAKRMGKTRVIAETGAGQHGVATAAAAAKFGMACDVYMGAEDVERQRLNVFRMEMMGATVHAVETGTKTLKDAVDAAFGAWMADLDAFYVLGSAVGPHPYPTIVHEFQKVISEESKRQILEKEGRLPDYVIACVGGGSNAIGAFSEYVAEEEVGLVGVEAAGHGLDTDQHAATMTKGTIGVVDGMKTYAVFGEDGKVAPVYSISAGLDYPGVGPEHAFFKDSGRVKYVAATDDEAVEALLLLSKTEGILPAIESSHAIAEAVKRAPQLDKDKIIIINVSGRGDKDVAAIADYLEAKAAK
- a CDS encoding VanZ family protein → MRNLKQGLIDHTELTKRGRRLLRSGSFFYFILLCLMCFLPQQPEPGMETPGIQHFGRIVVLLVPLNSVMNLGQITSVIQLIKVILQNIANIFLLSPLVFQLLWLWPWLRSRKRVLCFGFAMSLWIECSQVLLDLLFDANRVFELDDLWTNTLGAYLAYLGFQYFRARLLAKNGEM
- the rlmN gene encoding 23S rRNA (adenine(2503)-C(2))-methyltransferase RlmN; the protein is MKPSIYSLTRQDMIDWAEENGEKKFRAAQIWEWLYRKRVQSFEEMTNLSKDLIAKLNDQFVVNPLKQRIVQESADGTVKYLFELPDGMLIETVLMRQHYGLSVCVTTQVGCNIGCTFCASGLIKKQRDLNNGEIVSQIMLVQKYFDERGQDERVSHIVVMGIGEPFDNYNNVLKFIRTVNDDKGLAIGARHITVSTSGLAHKIRDFANEGVQVNLAVSLHAPNNDLRSSIMKINRAFPIEKLFAAIEYYIETTNRRVTFEYIMLNEVNDGVEQALELAELLKNIKKLSYVNLIPYNPVSEHDQYSRSPKERVMAFYDTLKKQGVNCVVRQEHGTDIDAACGQLRSNTMKRDREKAIVEHAQP
- a CDS encoding YutD family protein → MRKEIDPELYNYNKFPGPVFHQVGDQIRSENLSFELLKNEKEAFDATVFGQRFSEILTKFDYIVGDWSNEQLRLRGFYKEERDVATMDKLSRLDDYLLEYCSYGCAYFVLENKEPHRASFDKKSPVKKAQSEEREPKKRSRNRKQKDRFQKRERDKGQPAKNSKKTRPSAETKKTTKTDNKRHFVIRQKEE
- a CDS encoding cache domain-containing sensor histidine kinase, whose protein sequence is MKRYPLLIQLVLYFFLFILLLFGLIGSLYYQTSSGTIRQQTERTTRNSIDQSSQFITSYLKKLKQTTTVLSKEQAVRQFAQDKSANQETVQHLMRTMIETDPDLVSAVLVTKDGRLVATDSKISMQTSSDMMNESWYQEAIKERAMPVLTPARKESLTSEKEKWVVSITQEVVDQTGQNLGVVRLDIGYDSLQAYLDHLQLGKQGFSFIINQKHEFVYHPKKAVYSSSQEMQAMQPYIAVKDGYGKGEKNFIYQVPIPDSDWTLIGVASLEGLQMLQSQLLYSFIGLGLLALIMCLIGIGFVLRLWIKPLRDLQTIILRIGAGDAHLRAVAKGSPELVDLAQAFNAMLDQIDHLMQQVKEEEQNARRYELRALSAQINPHFLYNTLDTIVWMAEFNDSRRVVDITKSLAQYFRLALNQGQEQILLRDEIDHVRQYLFIQKQRYGEKLNYEILEDERLGDYQLPKLVLQPLVENAIYHGIKEIDRPGLIRVTTEVSGDYACVSIFDNGRGFDRSGSTDQTLLRLGGVGLKNVDQRLHLQFGEAYHMEIDSKANSYTKITLFLPLASGNEYS
- a CDS encoding response regulator transcription factor, with product MYAIMIVEDEELIRQGLTSLVDYEQFGMTVINQAENGREAWEKFKEQPADILLTDINMPQMNGLDLAHLVKEQSPSCHIIFLTGYDDFEFARKAIKLGADDYLLKPFSKDDIEEMLAKVKGKLDQERKKAQVEDLVSHGYSTDLEEAIHARLADSQLTLKDLANQLGFSASYLSVLIKKKLGLPFQDYLIQERMKKAQLLLLTTDLKIYEIADQVGFEDMNYFSQRFKQVVGVTPRQYKKGEHE
- the msrB gene encoding peptide-methionine (R)-S-oxide reductase MsrB: METKWKVFAILLVGLLFIGFFFFSKGSNGMDQSETSTEMIKKASMSQTPVAKKETNEKVDPKDQREIYLAGGCFWGVEEYFSRVPGVIDAVSGYANGKGETTKYELVPQTGHAETVHITYNVKQVSLKELLLHYFRIIDPTSKNRQGNDQGTQYRTGVYYVSQEDLPTINQVFEEVAKKYDKPLAVEKEPLTNFIKAEDYHQDYLKKHPNGYCHIDVNQASYPVIDASRYSKPSDEEIKKKLSPEEYAVTQKNDTERAFSNRYWDQFDAGIYVDVVTGEPLFSSKDKFDSGCGWPSFSRPISPDVAIYKEDKSFNMTRTEVRSRVGNSHLGHVFTDGPKEKGGLRYCINSLSITFIPKAEMKEKGYGYLLDYV
- a CDS encoding redoxin family protein, which produces MKKLALVAAGFLCTGLLGACSNQGMGSSNKSETKQTSTTGPSEQAGKKVQEFNLQGVDGKTYRLSDYKGKKVYLKFWASWCSICLSTLGDTNDLAKAEEGKDYVVLSVVAPTFNGEKSEADFKNWYQSLDYKDFPVLLDSKGELLKEYGIRSYPSALFINSDGTLAKSHIGYMNKEDILKTLENMQ
- the ccdA2 gene encoding thiol-disulfide oxidoreductase-associated membrane protein CcdA2; this encodes MIQSSLFSISVFLAGVLSFFSPCILPLMPVYVGILLDSERVKTVRIFGRDISWYGLVKTLCFIAGLSTVFLILGYGAGALGQVLYAPWFRYLLGGIVILLGIHQMDVINLRQLQKQKTIQLKKNQERNEFFNAFLIGVTFSFGWTPCVGPVLSSVLAIAASGGDGALQGALLMLVYTLGLALPFLLLALASSWVLQHFAKLKPHMGTLKKIGGALIILMGILLMLGNLNSLASLFH